In Nitrobacteraceae bacterium AZCC 1564, the following proteins share a genomic window:
- a CDS encoding DNA-binding HxlR family transcriptional regulator (product_source=COG1733; cath_funfam=1.10.10.10; cog=COG1733; pfam=PF01638; smart=SM00418; superfamily=46785), which yields MPPDSDLVKKALSRDLVSRKKPSGRSKAKWPLDPYAEGCPTRLVLDRIADKWTVLLLILLAERPHRFNELRRKVGGLTQKMASQTLKGLERDGLVKRKVTPTVPVTVEYSITPLGRTLEMTVDSLRLWAERHMADVARAQKLYDGTSN from the coding sequence ATGCCTCCGGACAGCGATCTTGTGAAGAAGGCACTTTCGCGAGACCTGGTTTCGCGCAAGAAACCGTCAGGGCGCTCAAAAGCGAAATGGCCGCTTGATCCCTACGCGGAAGGTTGCCCCACCCGGCTCGTTCTCGACCGCATCGCTGACAAATGGACAGTCCTGCTGCTGATCCTGCTCGCGGAGCGCCCGCACCGTTTCAACGAACTCCGGCGCAAAGTCGGTGGCCTGACACAGAAAATGGCGTCACAGACCCTGAAGGGGCTCGAACGTGACGGTCTCGTGAAACGGAAGGTGACACCGACCGTTCCGGTGACCGTGGAATACTCGATCACGCCCCTTGGGCGTACGCTGGAAATGACGGTCGACAGTTTGCGGCTCTGGGCGGAGCGCCACATGGCCGACGTTGCAAGAGCGCAAAAGCTCTATGACGGAACAAGCAACTGA
- a CDS encoding NAD(P)-dependent dehydrogenase (short-subunit alcohol dehydrogenase family) (product_source=COG1028; cath_funfam=3.40.50.720; cog=COG1028; pfam=PF00106; superfamily=51735) has protein sequence MRLKDKIALVTGGASGFGAAIARHFVDEGAKVVILDLNGEGAARVAANTGGAVPVTGDVTKRADIDKAVAAAVDNFGKLDIVVNNAGGRSATSQCWK, from the coding sequence ATGCGACTGAAGGACAAGATTGCCCTTGTAACGGGTGGGGCATCGGGTTTTGGCGCAGCGATTGCGCGTCACTTCGTGGATGAAGGCGCAAAGGTCGTGATCCTCGATCTGAATGGCGAAGGAGCGGCACGTGTCGCCGCGAACACTGGCGGCGCCGTGCCAGTGACGGGCGATGTCACGAAGCGCGCCGATATCGACAAGGCGGTTGCCGCCGCGGTCGACAATTTCGGCAAGCTCGACATCGTGGTCAACAACGCGGGTGGTCGTTCCGCAACAAGCCAATGCTGGAAGTGA
- a CDS encoding NAD(P)-dependent dehydrogenase (short-subunit alcohol dehydrogenase family) (product_source=COG1028; cath_funfam=3.40.50.720; cog=COG1028; pfam=PF13561; superfamily=51735), translating into MLEVTEEEFDRVFAINVKSIYHMTNATVPLMRKQGGGCIINIGSTGGIRPRPGLTWYNGSKGAVNLLSSAMAAELAPDKIRVNCVAPVMGETALLETFMGVPDTPENRAKFIATIPLGRMSQPDDIAKACVYLASDDANFVTGVVLPVDGGRTV; encoded by the coding sequence ATGCTGGAAGTGACCGAAGAGGAATTCGACCGCGTCTTCGCGATCAACGTCAAATCGATCTATCACATGACTAACGCCACGGTGCCGCTGATGCGCAAGCAAGGTGGCGGCTGCATCATCAATATCGGTTCGACGGGAGGCATTCGTCCGCGTCCGGGACTGACATGGTACAATGGATCAAAGGGCGCGGTGAACTTGCTGTCGAGTGCGATGGCCGCTGAGCTAGCGCCGGATAAGATCCGCGTCAACTGCGTTGCGCCAGTGATGGGCGAGACGGCTCTGCTTGAAACTTTCATGGGCGTCCCGGATACACCGGAGAACCGCGCGAAATTTATTGCGACCATTCCGCTTGGTCGGATGTCACAGCCCGACGATATCGCGAAGGCGTGCGTCTATCTTGCCTCAGACGATGCGAACTTCGTGACCGGTGTCGTATTGCCGGTCGATGGCGGCCGAACCGTCTAG
- a CDS encoding small multidrug resistance pump (product_source=KO:K03297; cog=COG2076; ko=KO:K03297; pfam=PF00893; superfamily=103481; transmembrane_helix_parts=Inside_1_1,TMhelix_2_21,Outside_22_30,TMhelix_31_50,Inside_51_56,TMhelix_57_79,Outside_80_83,TMhelix_84_106,Inside_107_109) codes for MTFFYLIVAIVLEVIGTSALQASEQFTKPKPLILTALGYAASFYFLSLVLRAMPVGIAYAIWSGLGIVLITLVGLVWFGQKLDTPAVIGLGLIIAGVGTINLFSSTIQH; via the coding sequence ATGACCTTCTTCTATCTCATCGTCGCCATCGTGCTTGAAGTGATCGGCACTTCGGCGCTGCAGGCCTCCGAACAATTCACCAAGCCGAAGCCGCTGATCCTGACGGCACTTGGCTATGCAGCCTCGTTCTATTTCCTGTCGCTGGTGCTGCGCGCAATGCCGGTCGGCATCGCCTACGCGATCTGGTCAGGACTGGGCATCGTTCTGATCACGCTTGTTGGTCTGGTCTGGTTCGGCCAGAAGCTCGATACGCCTGCCGTGATTGGGCTCGGCCTCATCATTGCAGGCGTCGGCACCATCAACCTGTTTTCCTCGACAATTCAGCATTAG
- a CDS encoding putative NADH-flavin reductase (product_source=COG2910; cath_funfam=3.40.50.720; cog=COG2910; ko=KO:K07118; pfam=PF13460; superfamily=51735) → MKVALIGATGNAGSAILGELVRRGHDVTAIVRHPENVPALKGVTAQKGDVFDEKHLASLLKDHDVAISSVHFTASDPEILLAAVKSSGVKRYLIVGGAGSLEVAPGVTLVSSPEFPAAYKAEATKGGEFLALLRRQDDVNWTFLSPSALFFDGPQTGKFRVGKDQLLTTEKGSSISFADYAIALIDELERPAHIRQRFTVGY, encoded by the coding sequence ATGAAAGTCGCACTGATCGGCGCGACCGGCAATGCCGGCTCAGCCATCCTTGGTGAACTCGTCCGGCGTGGACACGATGTCACCGCTATCGTTCGCCATCCAGAGAATGTGCCTGCTCTCAAAGGCGTCACAGCGCAAAAAGGCGATGTGTTTGATGAAAAGCATCTGGCTTCCCTGTTGAAGGACCACGATGTGGCTATCAGCTCTGTCCACTTCACGGCCAGCGATCCGGAGATCCTCCTTGCTGCTGTGAAGTCTTCCGGGGTGAAGCGATATCTCATTGTCGGCGGCGCGGGCAGCCTCGAGGTCGCGCCGGGTGTGACGCTGGTGTCGTCCCCCGAATTCCCAGCCGCGTACAAGGCAGAAGCAACGAAGGGCGGAGAGTTTCTCGCGTTGCTGCGTCGACAAGATGATGTGAACTGGACGTTTCTGTCGCCGTCTGCGCTGTTCTTCGACGGGCCGCAGACGGGAAAATTCCGTGTCGGGAAGGATCAATTGCTAACAACCGAGAAGGGCAGCAGCATTTCCTTTGCGGACTATGCGATTGCGCTCATCGACGAGCTCGAGCGGCCGGCGCATATCCGCCAGCGCTTTACGGTCGGATATTGA
- a CDS encoding putative membrane protein YeaQ/YmgE (transglycosylase-associated protein family) (product_source=COG2261; cog=COG2261; superfamily=52096; transmembrane_helix_parts=Outside_1_4,TMhelix_5_24,Inside_25_36,TMhelix_37_59,Outside_60_68,TMhelix_69_91,Inside_92_96), producing MSGLLVNLVFQIIGGALGGNIAAGAMKNGTLGKVDNIIAGAIGGGVGGQILGALIPMLSNTASTPDIGLIIGQVVGGGVSGAILIAVVGALKSRMA from the coding sequence ATGTCGGGCCTACTCGTCAATCTGGTTTTCCAGATTATTGGCGGCGCACTCGGCGGCAACATCGCGGCGGGCGCAATGAAGAATGGCACACTGGGTAAGGTCGACAATATCATTGCCGGCGCGATCGGTGGTGGTGTCGGCGGCCAGATTCTCGGAGCGCTGATTCCTATGCTCTCCAACACCGCCTCGACGCCAGACATCGGCCTGATCATCGGACAGGTGGTTGGCGGCGGCGTATCCGGCGCAATCCTGATCGCTGTCGTTGGAGCCCTTAAAAGCCGGATGGCGTGA
- a CDS encoding hypothetical protein (product_source=Hypo-rule applied; cleavage_site_network=SignalP-noTM) — protein sequence MSHRKTVCVALFVSLLSAVPASAEIVMRESDIQNLRLGQRVYVDDGSCPAGQIREVSGVKLTAAGVARVRKCADRKTMRR from the coding sequence ATGAGCCATCGCAAGACTGTTTGCGTCGCATTGTTTGTCAGCCTGCTGTCCGCCGTTCCGGCATCGGCTGAGATCGTGATGCGCGAGTCGGACATCCAAAATCTGCGGCTCGGCCAGCGCGTTTATGTCGACGACGGTTCATGCCCGGCAGGGCAAATCAGAGAAGTCTCTGGCGTCAAGCTGACGGCCGCTGGCGTAGCCCGCGTCCGCAAGTGCGCCGACCGTAAGACCATGCGACGCTAG